Genomic segment of Benincasa hispida cultivar B227 chromosome 1, ASM972705v1, whole genome shotgun sequence:
TTTTGTGGTctagccttttttttttctttttttttttttgtgacattatttgtttattacattttaaatgtaGGAATGAATAATACTCACAATTAAGGATGGGATGATGTCAAGAAAGGAGAAAGATTTGATTATGAAGTCATCGTTGAAGAGAGAAAGACgagctttattgaattttaagttgtaaacttatttgaatgtataagacgtttgcctttaattgacttccttattcaaactttattgaattttaagttgtgaacttatttaatggatttgttagcttttaaattgtcaattgtgtttatttcatagaatagtctattattttttgtttatttgttgtgCACtagtaaaatttcaaataaaatcacttgaattaaaaaaaaatgaggaattcgataaacttatttaatggattttttgtgggttaatcaaattttaaattaaattttaattaaaaaaatggagaatcTCTGTGGGGAAACAGGGAATGGGGCCCTGCGGGGACCCCGTTTCCCCGACGGAGAATCCCCGCTCCCGTCCCCACCTTCAAATGGCGGGGACGGGAGCGGGGATAGGGGAGAATTTCCCCCACAAGGAGGCTGTATGGCTTAGAAAATTTTTGACatatctggaagttgttcctaATATGTCAAAGcttatcaccctttattgtgataatagtggtgttgtggctaatttcaGGGAGCTTAGAAGCCACAAGAGAGGGAAGCACATTAAGCACAAATATCATCTTatccgggagattgtgcatcgaggggaagTGATTATCACAAAGATTGCTTCatagcacaatgttgttgatccatttacgaaggctctcatgactaaagtgtttgagggtcacctggagagtttgGGTCTATGAGATATGCATCATCTagtctagagcaagtgggagatgttactaggCATAGTGTATgctttaatttattgttttgtatactGTACTTTGTTGTTACACTTGTATTTGTACACTCCAccagctttaggacaagtgggagattgttggagttgatgtctTGAATCTCATGGGttttcatagtttgtaaattatttatatacgaattatttatttaataaaataaaatgttattttatttgacatttagtttgcattaacccaaaaccaataaactaagatcctaggttattaaatgtagcttaaacatgtttgtggttgacatacaagtggattatgtttgagtaataacctgaatggtctgtaatatatggataaggctgggtaccttatcctgatgacactacagatacgtcacattttgtaattgttacaattgttgtaaagtgttacaaatgatctgaccCTAGTAATTtgtgtagagacatgtgagtggaggtatcctatataaagagtttgtataagaccagactacaaaatgattagtttctctttataacactgttacttgaagtgacttacatttcattaggatgaccatagacaacttgactttaatcctgagtgagttgtgaactcctgcctatgagggcggtcctttgatctgtatgggtgacaATGGCCaaattcgccgactcaatatgtctactattttagggattcgtccaAGTGGGAAGCTGGGAATGCAActatacaagacggaattcactcctgaCTATAtgagatgcaattaatataatgtatatagatacattataatataaagatcaatgagagagataaataattgaatatgattcaaatactaattatatgaatgagattcatataaaactataggttaaaactaatatgaatatgattcacatttaaactataaattatatgagagaatataaagttagattatattatatataatataatataaactataagttatattatatgagatataatataaagttttgatttaattatagtgtgttttaatataattaaaaatagaatAACTCCCTTGGAAGTTGTTCTAAGTGATGAAGGGAGTTATGAAAATAACTCCCCTCATTCTCTCATATACAGGAACACTGAAAAGgtttttgaagaaacaaaatataaaattcacaGTAGTGAAATTTTCAGTTCTTCCTCTCAAGAAACTTTCTCAGAAGAATTCTCTTCTCCCTCACTGAAATTAAGTAGACAGGCTCACAACTTCGTCTTGATCCTTACCTTGAAAATAGTCAAGGAAGACTTTGGTAGTGGTTCCTAAGAAAAGTTCTTTTCTTGTTGTGTACGTGAGGACGAGTTCGTGATGATTTGAAGAGGAGAATGTAAAGATTGTTTTTCTATATGGGTAAGTTTCTTGTCTTGATTGTTTTTCTATATGGGTAAGTTTCTTGTCTTCCCTTTCCTCTTTGTAATCGTTTTAGACAACATGCTTAGAATTATGTTTATCCTTGTTCTGTTatgtattttctctatttttatgTTGCTTTCCAAAAACAAATTCATTGATAGAAAGGCGACCACTCACTTCCGcattgggattcaatcccttcataagcctaccattttggagatttggtTGAGTAGGGATCTGGGAACAttactacacaagatgaaattcactccttcccgtcctcaggaaaagtagatgaattgctcccttaagtgctaactccaggtcttgaacaaggggcccctccctctcatggcccgagagggatttgtttatggtaggacTATAAACAGGCTGTTCATttgaggatcagtgggacttaagaaaaaagaagtaattataggggtaaaacagtaattttgacccatctttaattacaaacaatttgtgaagggtcgacttactctAGTTATATCCATgggcatagaaatatatctatagtgcgaagaatgtAATTGTTGGAGtgacccatagttaatgaatgttgattaaattaattaaagagtttaattatttttaatctcgaatcgttggagcttctaatttgtagatTTATTAGGTCCCCTCACTATCTCACTAAAGATTAAATAGGGTTGTgaagttttaaaataatttaaaattttcaaattgtgagggaaaaataaatttcatgtgattaatataatgtatatggatacattataatataaagttaattttgaatcaactatattatatgagagattaaagtatttgaataagattcaaatatttaataatatgaatgagattcgtGTTAtcaaaaactataggttaaagttaatgtgaatatgatttatattaaaactataggttatgaaagacagatgtattagaatatgattctaatgtacatttaattaaatttaatattataataaaatttaattatctgattaactaatatttatttatttaatcgaattaaaattgtttaatttaaattaattaattaaatataatattataatattagaTCTCTCATGTAGTTGCATGGGAGTGGTTAGTGAATGGGGGTTAACTCCCCTTTCCCTCCTCTTTTTAGAATCGCGTTACTCactgaataaaaaaaaaaaatctcctctCTTTCTCAAGAGAACTCTCTAtgtgaattaaaaaaaacaagttattaaggtttgtttggtaaccattttgttttttgtttttgtttttgaaaattaagtctatgacactacttccaccacaaaatctattcttttattatctacttttcatcaatagtttagaaaaccaaaccaaattttaagaactaaaaaaattagtttttggaatttggaatttggctaaaaattcaatcattgtacttagaAAAATGCAGAACATTGTAAGAATTGTGGATGAAAttggcttaattttcaaaaacaaaaccaaaaatcaaatggttaccaaatgacttttttttttttaaacagtttcttttttttttttttttttttttttgaattgagCTAAAATccaactcttttacttaagaaaataacaaaaagattaaaaacacttttggtTCATGAACTTTCATGAAAGTACTTGGTCCCTAcactttaattgataattatttagttcctatacttttaaatttttaaggaTTTAGTCTATGAGTAATGATTTAGTCATTTACTTTACTATTTGTAATGCTTTAGTCTATAtcttaaatgtttttttaatcaacattaagtgttaatttttattacataatCATTTAGTCACTATAGCTTATAAAGAGCGGGGGGAGGGGGaatatgtttagtttttaaaatccgaaatataaaaactaaggtcttgttggtaatcatttggtttttttttgtttttgttttttaaaattaaatctatttcatccacatctCTTACCatattttgcatatttcttatttaatggttgaatttttaatcaaattccaaaaacaaaaacactttttgaaagctattttttgtagttctcaaattttggcttgattttttaaaccatgggtaaaaagtagataacaaatgaaaaaaattggagGTGGAAATAGTAttcatatgcttaattttcaaaaacaaaaactaataacaaaatggttaccaaaaggGACATAAATGCTTGTCAAACAAGACATAAAATAGCAACTTTAATGTCACCTCTTTTGAAAAGAGAGGCCAAATTTAAATTCCTAAAAGAAACCAAGTTGTatacttcatcttcattttcttattcctttttctttattataaaaaaatcaattttgatcaTAGATTTGCAATttgttaaattatattaatttggacgattttatcattaataaaTTCTCACTAAAAGTGCCGTTAAAAAAGTAATCTCTTATACATTTAATAAACTATAGAACATTTATACGGTATGGAATTGATAAATTATTTAGagaaccaattttttttttttttaattttgtgaattttgaGAATGtatgttcaaatttgatgacaTTAAAAGGGGTTTTTATACGGAAGGCCCCTACCAAGTAAAATTTGacccaaaattcaaatttgttcaaaaAATGGTCTTCTGCTTATGTCAGTCGTGTGGGAAAGTACCATATTGTCCCCATACTGCGTGCGAGGGCCCAACACTCAAACGAATTCTTGTTTTTTCCTTTCACTTCTCATTCCTTCCTCTCGCTTCTTCCTCTTATTCTTGATGCAATTTTTTCCCTTCGTTTGAATTCTTCCTCTAGTTTTTTCCTCATCAATTTTGTAGTTTCTTCCTTCGaatattttttccttcattCGAATTCTTGCTCTCACTTCTTCTTCTCGCTTCTTCCTCTCGTTTTTTGGTCTCATTCTTACTTCTTTCCTCTTGTTTTGATTCACACTCCAACTAACATCTTTGattcgagaagaagaagagaaggtgACATAAACAAAAGAAATCGTCGAAAAAGAGGGCGATCgaagaaaaaaaaggacaaCATAAATAGAAAACGTccgaaagagagaaaaagaaaggaaaaaggaaaaagaagaatgacAGAAAAAAGGATGCAAAAGAGAGAAGGGAAGaaaggttaaatttataatttcacagccaaaatttgattgattttgaaacttagattaCTTTTTATGCGACTCTTCTAAAGCGGCCTCTATACAATGATTCCAAAATAAAACTTAGTCCAAATTGATACAATAAAGTTTATTGTAAAAGAATGATTTATTCCCTTTAAGCAGTCGAGGTTTTTGATTGGGCATTAAGACCAAATATTATTCCAGATTGCAATATTtgcttttaaaatcatttcccTGTACTCGAGGCCATACTCAAACTTTCCTTCTTCTACGTCGCTCCGGCGAGCTCCCTCTCTGTGCGCAAAAATGGAAGCCAGCACCATCGATTCAGACAGTCGACCGACGATAATGGTCACCAACGACGACGGAATCGATGCACCCGGTCTTCGCTCTCTAGTTCGCGTCCTTATCTCCACTCAGCTTTACAATGTTCAAGTCTGTGCTCCTGATTCGTACGTCTCTGTCTCTTTTCCTCCTCTCGCTTTCTTCTCTTCCCAATTTTCGAATGTTTTCGTTTGAAGCCAATGATCATAATCTGTGTAACAGGAATAGTAGGTGAAATTTTGTTCCCTCGTCTTTTGTGTTTGGTGCTAATTTGTTCTGATTGTTTGTGCATTTTGGGTTCTTGTTTTTTCCATTTTGCAAGTGGTTGTGCTAACTTCTTTCTTTTAGAATGTTGATGCCCGTTGGATCGCGTGAATTGAGATACAAGGAACTGTTTTGTCGACAGTTCTTACTTTTTAATCATTATGATAGGAATTAGGATTGGATTATAGGCCATAGGAGATTACCTTAACCAACTAGGTTCGGtttgtttttttcaataatatatatgaattatatatatatatattcgataTTGTTGGGGCTGTTTTTTCATTATACAGGGAAAAGTCAGCTGTTAGCCAATCTATTACTTGGCTTCATCCTGTTTCTGTCAAGAGAGTGGCAATTGAAGGAACCACCTCTTATGCTGTTTCTGGTATGTTTTTATCCGTTCATTTGAAATCTGTACCTTACCTGGAAACTTAAGTAGACTGATTGTTAAATTCTTAGCTATTCTACTTTCTCATGTTCTACATATTAGCCCAAAAATGTTACTATCAGATGTATTGGAGATAATGTAATTTTGTTTAGTTGTTTGCCTGTTATTAGTTAGTTAACCACAGCTGTTGTTACTACTGCTAGGGTgtgtttggtttgatttttcaagtatttaattttgaaaattttgaaaaaaatcaaagtgTTACCTCTCAAAATTGCTCTTGAAATACTttcaaagtttattttgaaccatttttatcaaaagagtttaaataaaaatgaattttttgaaaaacacttttttttctctagtcaatcaaaacAAACCCTTAGTTGGTTATGTTAAGCTAACTGCCTCTGTAATTCCATTTAAGTGAGAGGTTTATCTAACAGATGTATTAGACAAATTAGTCGTCTTCTTTATACCTGTAAGTTAGTGCCCATGGCACAGCTATGATATTATAGTAGTATGATAAAATGATGGAGGGTTGAAACATTTACCGTAATTATGCTCAAATGGGGCGTTACCAATATACAAGAACCATCAACGTATATTAAGATGTTTTCTTTAGTCCAATCTCCAATTACATATCTCTTCACCCAGTAATAATTTAAGGTATACTTTAACCGAATAGATTTAACTTGAAGCTATGGGTTTTTGATGAAAGGTTTCTCATTTAAACCAATTATCATTGACGTGAACTTCATTCTAGCTGGTGTCCGATATTGCTTTCAGTGACTTAACATGGTTGTAAGCTTTCGTGCTTCTGCAGGAACTCCGGCAGATTGTGCTTCTTTGGGAATATCCAAAGCTCTCTTTCCTACAATTCCTGATATGgttgttctttttctctttaatgCACGGTTTAGCTGTACTATATTTTCCTATTGAGCTATTTGTGCTTTATTCACTTTAACACACTTGACATGAGAATAAACCTGACAAGTAGTTAGGATTTCTAAGGACACAAGAATGCCATTTTTCAATTTGATGTTTATCTGTAATTGTAAATGTGGACGATTTAGTCAAACAACTAGTTTATGTTGAATCCTAGCACATCTTGCAGCGTTATCACTGATGAAGTTGGTGTATAAAGTTGAAATTTATTTAGCTCTTCCTGCCTGTTTATGTATTGTACTTTTAATTGCAGGTAGTCAGTGGCATAAACATGGGTAGCAACTGCGGTTATCATGTGTTAGTGACAAATCTTTACATACTTCCCCTCGTATTGAACTATTTTGACAGTTCAGCTATCAATGATTTTAAAGCATCAAATATGTACTCACTACTCAGCATGCATGTTTACTTGCCCTTGTGTTGGCAAGAAAAGCTTACACTTAAAGTATCAACTCACGTGGAAGTCATTAGAGCTCTCATAATTATAGGCCTAACGTGTAAAATGTTCTCTTAAATAGAATAGtgaagaaatcatcaacctacAAGCAGTCAAGCACATTGAAGCACCTGGAATTATTAATTCCTAAAACTTTGGAACAAAACAAACtaataaatatttttccttgtaactattttggttatttaagTAGGTAGGTCAATATTCTTTGACCAATATTGAAAATTCTCCATGCGTGGTTGGAAAGAattttgtaactttattgatgCAGTCTTTCATTTAAACTGCAGTGTGTATTCTGGGACAGTAGCTGGTGCTCGGGAAGCATTTTTTAATGGCATTCCTTCTATTTCCTTATCTTATGAGTGGTATGTCTAAAGATTTCCTCTATTGGTAAACTTAATCATTTAATTGTTACGTAATATCTATTTAGATAGGCTCCTTTCTTAAGAGGGGAAAAAAGGaacgggaagaagaagaaagatacaGATTTGTAGAGCAGTAGATGGCCTGTCATCTCTTAATTATCAGTCTAAgtaaatctcattattatcagtattattaatttattattagtcTTTACTCATTTGACTTTTCTTGTTATGGAGCTTCAGGGTTGGAGGTAGGAGCAGTATAGAAGACTACACACTTGCTGCTGAGGCTTGCTTGCCCATAATAAGTGCGATGTTAGCTGACGTCAAGGCTCAAACTTTTCCACGAAGTTGTTTCTTGAATATTGATTTTCCAACAGATATTGCTAGTCATAgggtaataaatattttaacaccTAGTGAACATCTATCCATTTCACATTGAGTAATGCTGTAGAATGTATTATGTTGACTGCTTATTATACTTCCATGTTATGAAAGAGGTGGTTAGCACTTAGCAGTGACTCTTGTGGGTGGTTTTTGGACGTTATTTAGGGTTACAAGTTAACTAAGCAAGGCCGAAGcatatacaaaatgggttggAGAAGAGTTACTTCCGACTCTCAAGGAGGTAAAATGTTGTCAACTATGACAATGGAAGCAGCATCGTCAGTGGAATGTAATATGTCAAATGAATCATCTGAACTGTTTGCGAGGCAGGTAGGTTTTCTGCCCCTCTACccaaattctttaattaaaagagtCAGCAATGTTGATATCTTCTGGTTCCGAGCACTCAAAAGACATTGTTCCATCATTGGAATTGTTTTGTTCTGGATTGCTCATTCTTTAAGTTTTTCTGGACACTCATGGatattaattaagaaaaaaagcTCGTTGGAATTATTCTATTTTGGATAATTTGATGATTGTTCTGTTTCATCATTCCTAGCTTATCATCAAATAGAACTTTGTAATTGGAAATGTAAATTTAAGTTTTGGTCTTTGTAGGTAATAGGTGCACCTGTTGATGATGAAGAT
This window contains:
- the LOC120068808 gene encoding 5'-nucleotidase SurE is translated as MEASTIDSDSRPTIMVTNDDGIDAPGLRSLVRVLISTQLYNVQVCAPDSEKSAVSQSITWLHPVSVKRVAIEGTTSYAVSGTPADCASLGISKALFPTIPDMVVSGINMGSNCGYHVVYSGTVAGAREAFFNGIPSISLSYEWVGGRSSIEDYTLAAEACLPIISAMLADVKAQTFPRSCFLNIDFPTDIASHRGYKLTKQGRSIYKMGWRRVTSDSQGGKMLSTMTMEAASSVECNMSNESSELFARQVIGAPVDDEDTDFKYLREGYITVTPLAALSRAENCEKFLEAWLPGVVARPSPSAL